The segment ACTGAACTGATCACGACATACCAACCAACTAGATTTGGTCGTGTAAACACTGAATGCATTCATATGTACAAACCACAAGACTTCTTAACTTTGTCCTTAACCGATTTAATATACATCTATATATACAGGGGCGAagccaaagagagagagagaactggGTGCACCATGCACGGATTATCTTTACTTTTTGAAACTCttcaatgtaaaattatatGGATTAATAGATAGTTAGTTATAAAAAGTGTGCATGCAGCACAATTTGGATCTGCATTCGCCCCTGAATATGTATCATTTTTGAAAAGTAGAGAAGAATATGTCAGTGACTCAGTGCAAGACTGCAAATGGATATTGAAGagattaagaaaaaatcaaCCCAACTTGGCAAAGATTAATATTACTCCCTCAAATTGAGATTAGGCCCAGATAGAATCAGATCATAGATGAGGCCATTTTAATCTTTGTTCTGTCATAAACCATCGATTCATTAACTTTGACTCAATCATTAGTCGTCACGGTTCACGTGTCGAGTCTTTCGAAAACAACGCATCCGCACGTGACATTGCCACCGGCCGTCTCATTTTCACATAGCACAAGACGTTTCGAACTCTTCAAATCCAAAAAAGAAACCGTCGCACGCTGTCAACTTCTTCTCTGCTAATTCTCTCAAAGTATGGCGGATTGGGGACCTGTAGTGGTCGCTGTGATACTATTTGTGCTTCTGACTCCGGGACTTCTCTTTCAGATTCCGGCGAGAGGTCGAGTCGTCGAATTTGGGAATATGCACGCAAGCGGAGCATCGATTCTTGTACACACCATCATTTACTTCGGTCTCaacaccatcttcaccatcgCTATTCGTTTCCACATATACACCGGTTAATGCTACCCTAAcgaatttgtaattttttccGGTTGTCTGGTCTTCGTACcggtttgttttaaaatgtaatattcgTCCTCtggttttgtttataatttgcGGTGTCTGGTGTAAACGCACATCTTTGGAATATATGAATCTGAATATGCATTAAGTTTAAATATTCAGAATCTGCCATGTTTGATTCTCGGATTGATTTAAGGGGTTTTGTGGTCCTTTTTGGATTTCAGTTTAATCTGGTTCTGGTATTTGTTTGAATCGTGAATCGTGAATCGTGATGGTAGACAGCTAGTTAGGCATCGTTGGCGTTGTTGGTGTGAAAGTTAGCTCCGTTAGAATCCGGTTTAAGTTTTAACAGTTTTTTAGATTCCTGGTTTTGGCTTTACTTCAATTGGCATTTCTTCCGTTTAGTCTTGTTCGGTTCGCAAATCAGACGCTATTCTCTTTGTGATTATCCACTACGGCCATTTTTCTTCTAGTGAGGCCATGTTTAGCCAAGCCCCAACGATTCCTGTTTGATGGCGTAACACGGTGGTCATGTCTCTTTAATGTCCAAAGTTGCGTGGAAGAGATCTATACACAAATGAATCAAATACCATTTTCCAAACATTGGATGACTTGTAAAGTATTTTCAGCTAAATATATAAACTGTTGGTCGCATATGTTTCCATTCTTCCCTCTTCTTCATAAAAACAGTTGCGTGCGCTCCATGGCCTCATAAGTAGCACGAATCATCGAACTGTGGGGAGGCAATCCAGTGAGATTTATTCCTACACTTACTAATGAGGAAAACCTTTGAATCCTGAAACTCGTTGTTGCTATTAACCACATCTTCTCTGAGTTCTTGCCTTACTCAACTGTCTATCTAGAGTTTAAGAAATTCAAGAAATCCTTTTTGTATTGCCGTCTAGAAAGCTTTTCTTTAACAGGTATTAAATCACTACTCCTCTCATCTAGAATTTTCCATTATGTTTCTTAACTGGTTTCGAATCTGATCTTGATAAATAGCTGCGGAACAACAACAAAGCAAAGCTCTGTTTCAAaacatttcttctctttttgttttgtaaaattcaCGTCCTTGTGTTCAAACT is part of the Brassica oleracea var. oleracea cultivar TO1000 unplaced genomic scaffold, BOL UnpScaffold01539, whole genome shotgun sequence genome and harbors:
- the LOC106321393 gene encoding uncharacterized protein LOC106321393; its protein translation is MADWGPVVVAVILFVLLTPGLLFQIPARGRVVEFGNMHASGASILVHTIIYFGLNTIFTIAIRFHIYTGFSQSMADWGPVVVAVILFVLLTPGLLFQIPARGRVVEFGNMHASGASILVHTIIYFGLNTIFTIAIRFHIYTG